The proteins below come from a single Triticum aestivum cultivar Chinese Spring chromosome 5D, IWGSC CS RefSeq v2.1, whole genome shotgun sequence genomic window:
- the LOC123125015 gene encoding uncharacterized protein: protein MASQLVENHRAGAEVVKGGNVCKKRSAELLEELGLPKGLFPMSDIEEVGYNRENGFVWMLQKKNEHTFKKIKQSVSYATEVTAFIEKGKIKKVTGVKVKELFLWLSLVEVYVNESSAEKVTFKVGTGLSDTHDASAFALGE from the coding sequence ATGGCGTCCCAGCTGGTCGAGAACCACCGCGCCGGCGCCGAGGTCGTCAAGGGGGGCAATGTCTGCAAGAAGAGGTCCGCTGAGCTACTCGAAGAGCTCGGCCTCCCGAAAGGCCTCTTTCCAATGAGCGACATCGAGGAGGTCGGATACAACCGTGAGAATGGGTTCGTGTGGATGCTTCAGAAGAAGAATGAGCACACCTTCAAGAAGATCAAGCAGTCTGTCTCCTATGCCACCGAGGTGACCGCTTTCATCGAGAAGGGCAAGATAAAGAAGGTCACCGGGGTCAAGGTCAAGGAGCTGTTTCTGTGGCTCAGTTTGGTCGAGGTCTATGTCAATGAGTCTTCTGCTGAAAAGGTCACCTTCAAGGTGGGCACCGGTCTGTCCGACACCCATGATGCATCAGCGTTCGCTCTTGGAGAATAG